From Budorcas taxicolor isolate Tak-1 chromosome 19, Takin1.1, whole genome shotgun sequence, the proteins below share one genomic window:
- the MAP2K6 gene encoding dual specificity mitogen-activated protein kinase kinase 6 isoform X3, with protein sequence MSQSKGKKRNPGLKIPKEAFEQPQTSSTPPRDLDSKACISIGNQNFEVKADDLEPIAELGRGAYGVVERMRHVPSGQIMAVKRIRATVNSQEQKRLLMDLDISMRTVDCPFTVTFYGALFREGDVWICMELMDTSLDKFYKQVIDKGQTIPEDILGKIAVSIVKALEHLHSKLSVIHRDVKPSNVLINALGQVKMCDFGISGYLVDSVAKTIDAGCKPYMAPERINPELNQKGYSVKSDIWSLGITMIELAILRFPYDSWGTPFQQLKQVVEEPSPQLPADKFSEEFVDFTSQCLKKNSKERPTYPELMQHPFFTLHESKATDVASFVKSILGD encoded by the exons GCAAGAAGCGAAACCCTGGCCTTAAAATTCCCAAAGAAGCGTTTGAACAACCTCAGACCAGTTCCAC GCCACCTCGGGATTTAGACTCCAAAGCTTGCATTTCTATTGGAAATCAG AACTTCGAGGTGAAGGCGGATGACCTGGAGCCCATCGCGGAGCTGGGCCGGGGGGCGTACGGGGTGGTGGAGAGGATGCGGCATGTGCCCAGCGGGCAGATCATGGCGGTGAAG CGGATCCGGGCCACGGTCAACAGCCAAGAGCAGAAGCGGCTACTGATGGATCTGGATATATCCATGAGGACCGTGGACTGCCCCTTCACGGTCACCTTTTACGGCGCACTCTTCCGCGAG GGGGATGTCTGGATCTGCATGGAGCTCATGGACACGTCCCTAGATAAATTCTACAAGCAAGTGATCGATAAAGGCCAAACAATTCCAGAGGACATCTTAGGGAAAATAGCAGTTTCT ATTGTAAAGGCCTTAGAACATTTACACAGTAAGCTGTCTGTCATTCACCGAG ATGTCAAGCCCTCCAACGTGCTCATCAACGCCCTGGGCCAGGTGAAGATGTGCGACTTCGGAATCAGCGGCTACCTGGTCGACTCCGTGGCTAAAACCATCGATGCCGGATGCAAACCGTACATGGCC CCCGAGAGAATAAACCCAGAGCTCAACCAGAAGGGATACAGCGTGAAGTCTGACATTTGGAGTTTGGGCATCACCATG ATCGAGCTGGCCATCCTCCGGTTTCCCTACGACTCGTGGGGGACTCCTTTCCAGCAGCTCAAACAGGTGGTGGAGGAGCCGTCTCCGCAGCTGCCCGCAGACAAGTTCTCTGAAGAGTTTGTTGACTTTACCTCACAGTG cttgaagaagaattccaaagaaaggccaaCATATCCAGAGCTGATG CAACATCCGTTTTTCACCCTACACGAATCCAAAGCGACAGACGTGGCATCTTTTGTAAAATCGATTCTTGGAGACTAA
- the MAP2K6 gene encoding dual specificity mitogen-activated protein kinase kinase 6 isoform X1 — MRGRALFISVISAGKKRNPGLKIPKEAFEQPQTSSTPPRDLDSKACISIGNQNFEVKADDLEPIAELGRGAYGVVERMRHVPSGQIMAVKRIRATVNSQEQKRLLMDLDISMRTVDCPFTVTFYGALFREGDVWICMELMDTSLDKFYKQVIDKGQTIPEDILGKIAVSIVKALEHLHSKLSVIHRDVKPSNVLINALGQVKMCDFGISGYLVDSVAKTIDAGCKPYMAPERINPELNQKGYSVKSDIWSLGITMIELAILRFPYDSWGTPFQQLKQVVEEPSPQLPADKFSEEFVDFTSQCLKKNSKERPTYPELMQHPFFTLHESKATDVASFVKSILGD; from the exons GCAAGAAGCGAAACCCTGGCCTTAAAATTCCCAAAGAAGCGTTTGAACAACCTCAGACCAGTTCCAC GCCACCTCGGGATTTAGACTCCAAAGCTTGCATTTCTATTGGAAATCAG AACTTCGAGGTGAAGGCGGATGACCTGGAGCCCATCGCGGAGCTGGGCCGGGGGGCGTACGGGGTGGTGGAGAGGATGCGGCATGTGCCCAGCGGGCAGATCATGGCGGTGAAG CGGATCCGGGCCACGGTCAACAGCCAAGAGCAGAAGCGGCTACTGATGGATCTGGATATATCCATGAGGACCGTGGACTGCCCCTTCACGGTCACCTTTTACGGCGCACTCTTCCGCGAG GGGGATGTCTGGATCTGCATGGAGCTCATGGACACGTCCCTAGATAAATTCTACAAGCAAGTGATCGATAAAGGCCAAACAATTCCAGAGGACATCTTAGGGAAAATAGCAGTTTCT ATTGTAAAGGCCTTAGAACATTTACACAGTAAGCTGTCTGTCATTCACCGAG ATGTCAAGCCCTCCAACGTGCTCATCAACGCCCTGGGCCAGGTGAAGATGTGCGACTTCGGAATCAGCGGCTACCTGGTCGACTCCGTGGCTAAAACCATCGATGCCGGATGCAAACCGTACATGGCC CCCGAGAGAATAAACCCAGAGCTCAACCAGAAGGGATACAGCGTGAAGTCTGACATTTGGAGTTTGGGCATCACCATG ATCGAGCTGGCCATCCTCCGGTTTCCCTACGACTCGTGGGGGACTCCTTTCCAGCAGCTCAAACAGGTGGTGGAGGAGCCGTCTCCGCAGCTGCCCGCAGACAAGTTCTCTGAAGAGTTTGTTGACTTTACCTCACAGTG cttgaagaagaattccaaagaaaggccaaCATATCCAGAGCTGATG CAACATCCGTTTTTCACCCTACACGAATCCAAAGCGACAGACGTGGCATCTTTTGTAAAATCGATTCTTGGAGACTAA
- the MAP2K6 gene encoding dual specificity mitogen-activated protein kinase kinase 6 isoform X2: MRQLLTDGKKRNPGLKIPKEAFEQPQTSSTPPRDLDSKACISIGNQNFEVKADDLEPIAELGRGAYGVVERMRHVPSGQIMAVKRIRATVNSQEQKRLLMDLDISMRTVDCPFTVTFYGALFREGDVWICMELMDTSLDKFYKQVIDKGQTIPEDILGKIAVSIVKALEHLHSKLSVIHRDVKPSNVLINALGQVKMCDFGISGYLVDSVAKTIDAGCKPYMAPERINPELNQKGYSVKSDIWSLGITMIELAILRFPYDSWGTPFQQLKQVVEEPSPQLPADKFSEEFVDFTSQCLKKNSKERPTYPELMQHPFFTLHESKATDVASFVKSILGD, translated from the exons GCAAGAAGCGAAACCCTGGCCTTAAAATTCCCAAAGAAGCGTTTGAACAACCTCAGACCAGTTCCAC GCCACCTCGGGATTTAGACTCCAAAGCTTGCATTTCTATTGGAAATCAG AACTTCGAGGTGAAGGCGGATGACCTGGAGCCCATCGCGGAGCTGGGCCGGGGGGCGTACGGGGTGGTGGAGAGGATGCGGCATGTGCCCAGCGGGCAGATCATGGCGGTGAAG CGGATCCGGGCCACGGTCAACAGCCAAGAGCAGAAGCGGCTACTGATGGATCTGGATATATCCATGAGGACCGTGGACTGCCCCTTCACGGTCACCTTTTACGGCGCACTCTTCCGCGAG GGGGATGTCTGGATCTGCATGGAGCTCATGGACACGTCCCTAGATAAATTCTACAAGCAAGTGATCGATAAAGGCCAAACAATTCCAGAGGACATCTTAGGGAAAATAGCAGTTTCT ATTGTAAAGGCCTTAGAACATTTACACAGTAAGCTGTCTGTCATTCACCGAG ATGTCAAGCCCTCCAACGTGCTCATCAACGCCCTGGGCCAGGTGAAGATGTGCGACTTCGGAATCAGCGGCTACCTGGTCGACTCCGTGGCTAAAACCATCGATGCCGGATGCAAACCGTACATGGCC CCCGAGAGAATAAACCCAGAGCTCAACCAGAAGGGATACAGCGTGAAGTCTGACATTTGGAGTTTGGGCATCACCATG ATCGAGCTGGCCATCCTCCGGTTTCCCTACGACTCGTGGGGGACTCCTTTCCAGCAGCTCAAACAGGTGGTGGAGGAGCCGTCTCCGCAGCTGCCCGCAGACAAGTTCTCTGAAGAGTTTGTTGACTTTACCTCACAGTG cttgaagaagaattccaaagaaaggccaaCATATCCAGAGCTGATG CAACATCCGTTTTTCACCCTACACGAATCCAAAGCGACAGACGTGGCATCTTTTGTAAAATCGATTCTTGGAGACTAA
- the MAP2K6 gene encoding dual specificity mitogen-activated protein kinase kinase 6 isoform X4 — protein MRHVPSGQIMAVKRIRATVNSQEQKRLLMDLDISMRTVDCPFTVTFYGALFREGDVWICMELMDTSLDKFYKQVIDKGQTIPEDILGKIAVSIVKALEHLHSKLSVIHRDVKPSNVLINALGQVKMCDFGISGYLVDSVAKTIDAGCKPYMAPERINPELNQKGYSVKSDIWSLGITMIELAILRFPYDSWGTPFQQLKQVVEEPSPQLPADKFSEEFVDFTSQCLKKNSKERPTYPELMQHPFFTLHESKATDVASFVKSILGD, from the exons ATGCGGCATGTGCCCAGCGGGCAGATCATGGCGGTGAAG CGGATCCGGGCCACGGTCAACAGCCAAGAGCAGAAGCGGCTACTGATGGATCTGGATATATCCATGAGGACCGTGGACTGCCCCTTCACGGTCACCTTTTACGGCGCACTCTTCCGCGAG GGGGATGTCTGGATCTGCATGGAGCTCATGGACACGTCCCTAGATAAATTCTACAAGCAAGTGATCGATAAAGGCCAAACAATTCCAGAGGACATCTTAGGGAAAATAGCAGTTTCT ATTGTAAAGGCCTTAGAACATTTACACAGTAAGCTGTCTGTCATTCACCGAG ATGTCAAGCCCTCCAACGTGCTCATCAACGCCCTGGGCCAGGTGAAGATGTGCGACTTCGGAATCAGCGGCTACCTGGTCGACTCCGTGGCTAAAACCATCGATGCCGGATGCAAACCGTACATGGCC CCCGAGAGAATAAACCCAGAGCTCAACCAGAAGGGATACAGCGTGAAGTCTGACATTTGGAGTTTGGGCATCACCATG ATCGAGCTGGCCATCCTCCGGTTTCCCTACGACTCGTGGGGGACTCCTTTCCAGCAGCTCAAACAGGTGGTGGAGGAGCCGTCTCCGCAGCTGCCCGCAGACAAGTTCTCTGAAGAGTTTGTTGACTTTACCTCACAGTG cttgaagaagaattccaaagaaaggccaaCATATCCAGAGCTGATG CAACATCCGTTTTTCACCCTACACGAATCCAAAGCGACAGACGTGGCATCTTTTGTAAAATCGATTCTTGGAGACTAA